The following proteins are encoded in a genomic region of Acetobacter oryzoeni:
- a CDS encoding recombinase family protein — MKIGYARTSTTDQVAGLEAQARDLLANGCERIFREQISGSSTDRPELSAALDHLRAGDVLVVTKPDRLARSTADLLRLVDEIKTKGCGLIVLSMNGVTLDTTSPTSKMMLTMLAAVAEFERDIMKERQREGIAKAKAEGRYKGRKPTARSQAEQVQALAANGISATEIAKRLGIGRTSVYRCLADAAAS; from the coding sequence ATGAAAATCGGATACGCTCGCACCAGCACCACAGATCAGGTGGCCGGATTAGAAGCGCAGGCCCGTGACCTGTTAGCCAATGGGTGTGAGCGTATCTTTCGTGAGCAAATAAGCGGTAGCAGCACAGACCGGCCAGAATTAAGCGCGGCGCTCGATCACTTGCGGGCTGGTGATGTGCTTGTAGTGACCAAGCCAGACAGGCTGGCGCGTTCTACGGCTGACCTGTTGAGGCTGGTAGATGAGATCAAAACCAAAGGCTGCGGCCTGATTGTGCTTTCCATGAACGGCGTGACATTGGACACCACCAGCCCCACCAGCAAGATGATGCTCACTATGTTGGCTGCTGTAGCCGAATTTGAGCGGGACATTATGAAAGAGCGCCAACGTGAGGGCATAGCCAAAGCTAAAGCCGAGGGACGCTATAAGGGACGCAAGCCAACAGCTCGTAGTCAGGCAGAACAGGTGCAGGCTCTTGCGGCTAACGGTATCAGCGCCACAGAGATAGCCAAGCGGTTAGGCATAGGCCGTACCTCCGTTTATCGTTGCCTTGCGGATGCGGCGGCATCGTAA